The Juglans regia cultivar Chandler chromosome 10, Walnut 2.0, whole genome shotgun sequence genome includes the window tttttttttttttttaaaagactgaaaatattttacccaCTTTGAAtattagataaatattttaactacaaaataataaaaataatttttcaaattgatatGTATTGATGTCATATGTAAGATAGTAAAATAAATCTGACGTATTACATAAaaacgtcagtttataaatttatttttatgaaatctttttgtgaatataatactttaaatactaataatttGCTTTATCTTTGTACCTAAAATTAAAAGCTTTGGATTagctaatttaattaatatttattatttttcattggggaaaaaaaaaactttgaatcaATTGTGTGATTTCActtcctatttattttcttctctttcttttttctttttttattttttgcattattGTGACACCGTGTCATGTGATTTGTGgctccccctcccccctcttttaattaatacaaatttcgttgtatatatatatatatatatatatacacacacaaaatctcttaaataggatatattatttcaagatataACATTGTGGatgttaaatattttcataagaaaTATATCTCTTGTtgaataatatgatattatttggGAATAAATACTTCAGACACgaatagattatacaaaagtaaatttataaactaacacGTATTGATTTGATGCATCTAATTATAGtaaagtaaacctatttttataataaaataaattttacaaatcacataaaatcatgtcctttataaatttacttctgtataatttttttttttttgtctgtagCACTTATCTTATTTGAATATCAAGTGATCATGTATAAGTATGGATTGCCATGTGTGCAAAGGATATATATGCATACCATTAGGTAGAGTTTCATCTCCAATACAAAATAACTGTAATAGAATAGCTAAAGAATACGAGAATCTtaagaaaatgttattaattAGTAACAAGGGCAAAGTTAGGCTGTATAAATTGCTGAGCATCATCCAAGTGTTCGATTGGAACAAACTTggtcatgcatatatatatagatatatatacatatagatagCTGACAACTGACAAGCCACACAAAGACTCGATGATCAACCCATCCCAACCATCGGATTAagccatatatattaatatataattgacaAAACAATCCTGATCGTTGATTAAACAACACCCTTTTTTTCAACTCGTGTATTTTATTTCTGCACAAAGCtaggaagtatatatatattttatgaactaaTTTCCGCCGCCTCAAGTGAATTATTAATCTTTGACTATCACTATCGTTGGTACGTACCCCCAAAATATAGCTaatgtcctctctctctctctctctatatatatatatatattatatatatagagagggttattatataggaaaatattaatatgccgtttgattttatctattcattttgatagttcatatatttatttatttatttttacttaatgattaatgaaatgatttttaatgtattgatatatattttttattttttaaaaatatttaaagatgttaacaaaataaaaaataaaaataaataaattgagatatttGTGTTAGCAGACATATCCAGCAGTCAAAGCTAAGCGGCACACTAGAACTGTCctattatatattcatgttaGGTATTCAGTGACGAACCCAATTCCATGCAAGTGTGATGTTCGTCGTTTAGTTTGCTTGCTAGAAAAATATAATCTAGGTAGAAAAGAGTACCGGCAtccgattatatatataatttcttaattataatctagctacaaaaatatataaattataattaattaaaatatacttagaAAAAACAtctttaactaattcaatgtaggtcaattttaccattttttatgtatattttaccttgctagatattttaaattatccaATGCATGTGCTCTAAggtaaggaaaatattaaactaattgaaaaTGTCACTGCAGACTTTGAATATGACCATAGATTATGTTTATTTgaccaaaataatatatataattaattaatttgctacATGATTATTGCTAGACTTTAAAGTcctgtattatttattttgatcttaGGTTTATAAGGTTAAAAAAATGCCAAACTTTTACTTtgaaaagtgattaaaaataagtaataatccTAATAATTGTTAGGTGCAGAGACTAAAGACGGGCTATTCTTCTAGAATGTTGAATTGATTATTGAACCAACCCTGGCAATCAATTAAATGGTACCATCAAGGTTAGGCGATCTTACATTTTTCACtgcaaaaaaaatgaatattaataattatttacgatcatatcaaactcattttaataaaaaataattgataacaaataaaaaaaatatatgttgtcTAATCAACAACTCTACTTAGTTTCAGttcaaaaaattttacttatcatcctcTACATTATACACCAACACGTGAATCACTCTCGAACTTTATCCATGTGAGATTTGCCTACTCgacaagaatatatatagtttcataGTTTGAAATACAAAGCATAAAACTCTCAATGATCTAAAGATATTGTATAGtgtatttcaaaaaaaatatatattatacactttTTAATGTTACATTATCACTCATGGTtattaattttggaaaaaaaatatgcggctagtttaaattttaatgcCGATTTTATCAAAACTGCAAACTGCATGGAataaatttggagaaaaataggttttactttttatcatatatatcaaacaGTCGTACTTAGCAAACCGacatgaaaattgaaatggGTAATGATAGATATAGTTATGGATTATCCAAGTATCGTGCattccatataaaaaaattaattttttttaaaatagatctgactattttttaaaaataatacattatatttatacaattcataactatatataatattactcaattcaaataattacaaaaatgttTTCATCCCATGTTTCTGACTAACTTCGTCTGTCCTAACTCAGGGCCGAGTCCAAGCTTTTAAGTTTGGGCCGATCTTGGGCCAGCTCAGTGCAGCACCACATGTAGACGGGGCTATACATGATTCTGCTTcacaagaaaattttaatattgaagtctttttaaaataaagtatagataatttttctattttctcaaaattttgtaaaatgccTCCCATCTTAATATATTACTGGCCACCCCCTcaaaatttacaataattattgtaaattttgttatataaaaaataatttatataattttaagatatatattttttaaataaaaattattctccTCAGTCAATATTCACCACctcacactttataaaaaaattcttatatcctatgaaaaacaatcatacaccttataaaaaaagttatatgtaTGGAATGCAagagtgaatagtagttgatacatattaaattattttttaaaataacagcATGTGCGAAACTTACACGTATTTAATTTAGAGTAGTGCTAGGCTGCCACCAAGCAATGACCGCTGGACGTGCTGCCTAgcacaaatttatcttttttttaacatatttaaatatttttaacaaataaaaaagtacaCAAATATACTAAaagttaatttcttaattattaaataaaaaataaaaataaaaataaaaataaactaaaatacatgaaaaatcaaaataaaagacaaGCTCAATCGAAATAATAgttattttatgagtaatgttacatatcaTGAAATAAGCGTCGtaaaatcgttttaaaaaagagtgaatttattactaaaaaattaattttttttatataaattttatattaatttttttaaaaataattatgtatttaaatactCACTgctgtaattattatttatctttcttttatatGAGGCATGATGTATTGTGCACAAAGTTTCTTGTTGCGGGCCAGTCTTACAAATAGTTCGCAGCACCCAAcgaatttttcaatttgaaaacattttcccagCTTCCAAATCCCAattagaaaagagaaagaaagggaagaaaggaaaatgagcaACCTACTCTGTTCTAATCCGTTAATTCAGTTCAAAATGAAGATAATCCCTGCTCAGTTCCCCGCCAAAAAATCCACCATGAAACCCGCATCAATCTCCTCTCGTCTTCAAAACTCTCAAACTCCCTCGAATCAACAACTTAACCTATCCGTTCTTCGCTTCACTCTCGgtcggtctctccctctctttataCTAGAGCTTATGTATGTATGCGGGTATGTTTGTGCTTTCTGATGTAAGATTGTGTTTGGGGTTTCAGGGATACCTGGGTTGGACGAGTCCTATTTACCCAGATGGATCGGGTACGGGTTCGCTTCGCTTCTCATTCTGAACCACTTCGTGGGTTCGGATTCTGCTACAACCACTCCGGCACAGCTTGTAAAGCAAACCCTTTATTTGAGGGTGTCTTCTTTTTCGATTCTTATTAGGCTTGtgctaattttcttaatttcgtTTTATCTCcttgattttttccttttgtagaGAACAGAAGCTATCGGCCTTTCTTTGGCTGCATTCTCCGTTTTAATCCCCTATCTTGGAAAGTTTCTTAAGGTAGTTTTCTTATTagttttgcttttatttgaTCATCATGGCTTGTGTGGGTATAATTTATTAGTCTACGAATTCAATTAAGCTTTAGACACTCTTTTAAAGTTCACGGCGATATTATTAGCTCGGGTTTGACAGACTGATAGTTGTGTGCCCGAAAAATATCCGGTTGACCTGTATTAACTTCTTGTGCTTACTTGTTGGAGAGACTCTTATTCAGGTAATTTGTGGGCTTAAAACTTTTTTTGGTATTTATGATACCAATTAGGATACCCCCGACCAATTTGTTAAAGACTGAATATTTTGGTTGAGCACTGTATTTGCCAATTAGGGTACTCCAGGTAAAGGATATTTCTCAGGTTCAATCTCATAAATTCCGATGCAGATTCTCTCTGATTACAGAAATTCAAGATGTATTTTACATGACAAAAGTTCCTTTCTGCTTTGCACCAGGCCTGCcattgtttaaaaattattagccGAAGGGTCGTAATCCACATGTTCTTGAAACATTTGATATCTCAAGGAGTATCACCAATAATGTGGTTAGTGGTGCTTTTTCACACATGATGGTGTAAGTAGGGATACTGAGATTGTTTTATGATTTAGACGGATTTAATCACTTTTCTGTATggttagaaaataaaagatattcaCCCCCAGGGCAGCCTGAAGGTCCATGAGTCAAAGTCTTTTTGGTGGTAAAAATTCCTCTTGCTAAACTGGAGCAAAGTAGTTGTGTATTGGCAATATCATCTATGATAGTACTTTGAGAGATTGAACCTGAGAAATATCCTTTACCTGGAGCTCTATTTATGTGATGCCCAAATTTGTAAACTGGTAATGTGGAAATTTTTGCAGGGTGCTAGTGCAACAGATAAAGCAACTATCCCTGAAGGTACTGAGCAAATTTTTGTCATGTCACAAAACATCTTGGATACTAAGAAGGAAGACTTGGCTTGGGCAACTTACATCTTGCTTCGCAATACCAACACCATTGCTGTGGTATATCATCCCATAATCATGTAGTATTTATGGAATCAGACACAACATTCCATTATAAATATGAACTTTAATTTTCTAGTTGCCAATCTTTCTGAAGAATATTTTGTCTCATCTTTCAGTTAATATCCGTTCAAGGTGCATTATGTGCACGTGGCTACTGGAACATACCAGAAGAGGcatcaagaaaaaatttactTGAATGGTTTGAGAGACAAATTGAAAGGATTGGCCTAAAAAATCTGAAGGACACCCTTTATTTTCCTCAGAATTCAGGTAGCCATAAATTGGACATTActcacttgtaaaaaaaaaaaaatttggacaaAGTTCTTCATCAAAGAACATAATCTAACATTGAATCGAGTTTTGACATGTTGGCAAAATGTACATAATAGTGTGTGTGTGGATTATACACATCCAGTTGCgaaaagggtttttttttacatacattAGCAGACTCTAAGAATTCTTAGTAGGATAAATataccttcttctttttttctctgcaCATAATAAACACTCTACATGGGCCCCCTAAAGCCCTCCTGGATATTCCCTCTAGTTTTGAATTAGAAACTAACCTCTTGAAATAAAATTGTTTCCTCAAAGCACTAATATTCACTAACTAATTGAATCTTTTGTCTGATAGAAAGATTTAGTTAGAGACTGGTTAAAATGTTAAAGATACTATTGGTGCTCTTGAAAATGCAATGACCACTGAATAATGCTTGGcaatcatttttctcatcaattGCCTTTAAATCATTTAAGAGAAGCTTATTTCAAACAATGCCTGCTGGTATGGAATCAATTTCGTTTTCCTaatttctagaaaaattatcaatttcaatccaaatatctttctaatattaaaaaaaaaccaaacaaaattcTGAAATAGTGAAAAGATGTTCAAATTCAAACATGCAGTTCAGCTTCTCCAAGTTAtttcttcacaaatctatcaCTATAATTTGGAGGttttcatttgaatttaattcaaattttctgaAGCATTTTGCTTCTTGTGAGGATCGCCATAATTCTTTAATTAGAACCGGGTTGACAAAGCTGTTCTTCTTATCTTCTATAAATCAgtaaattcatttcaaaatcTTAGTTTTTTAGTCCCTTGAGGATGACAGTGGTATAAGATTTTCCAATTTAAGGGagctttgaatttttgtttttacattttaaatatttagaagaaGAGATGGTCAAGAAGCTTGGCTGCgatatacataatatttatgcTTTTCTACTTCAGCATGCTGTATAACATTCCAGTGTATAAGTCTGATCGCATATTACCCCATAAGGTTGTAGTGGTTTATTTTGGTTGTTAATGGACAAATGCCATCACATTTTCAAGTTGGAAAAATCAATGTGAAACACGGTTAGTGCATTTTTCTCAGTGATTCATAACCAATGGAAACAAATTTTGGAGTACTGCTTGCCAAATTACTCTACTTCATTTACGTTGTTCATATATAACAGTAATGTTGTCTTATTTTGGTGGTGTTCTTCAGACTCTTACCTCTAGTTTTCTTGGAACAATATGAATGTTTGATCATTATTTTAGATTCTGTGCTTTGGGAGCTGTTACCCAAGGGGACTCGTTCTCTCCTGGTACAACCAGTGCTACAAGTTCCAAAACCTGGTGCCAATCAGATGGAAGGTATTGAAGGTTTTGTCCTGTTGGCGTCAAGCATGGGCTATGCATATGGCGATAGAGATAAAGCCTGGATAGGAGCTCTTGCAAACAAATTTGGAGGTAAGAGCTTGTAAGTAAATTCATAActcattttttatgtattaaatgAGTAGGCAAGTTCTATTTGGAAGATaactcatttttgtataaaatgaatAGGCAAATTCTATTTGGAAGTTTGTTTTCTCATTACTGTGTGGTTACCAGTCTCATGGCCGGTTATTTAAGTGTAATCTTAAATCTGTTAAATCCTAAATTTAATCAACCAGTTGCTAGTTTGGCACCCTTTTTAATCTTGCAGAAAATTAGCTGGTAAGCAACTGCGCATGACTTGCTTGAGAAGAAAGCGAAGTCTCCTGGTTGCTATCTGCTTTTAATTTGCTGCACTaaaaaaatgagggagaaaaggaaataaaggtTTGTATTGCTAAATTGGAGTagcttaaaaattataaagaagaCATCAATTAGGAAGGGATGAAAAGCTTTTTGGTAGTAAGCAAGTCATTATTCCTCTCAGATTTTCAACATTAAAAACTCCAACACTATAGTTCTGTTAATTCTCCCTTGgaactttcttttcatttatgtaATGGAGTAGAAacaaacccctaggggttggctcaagtggttaaggccttgggcttggagggtatgctcccccaaggtctaaggttcaaatcccattgggtgcaaacaatctctagggtccatcggactgggggattttcctcttgaattacccgatgtgcacttgcga containing:
- the LOC109008611 gene encoding protein COFACTOR ASSEMBLY OF COMPLEX C SUBUNIT B CCB2, chloroplastic isoform X1, with the protein product MSNLLCSNPLIQFKMKIIPAQFPAKKSTMKPASISSRLQNSQTPSNQQLNLSVLRFTLGIPGLDESYLPRWIGYGFASLLILNHFVGSDSATTTPAQLRTEAIGLSLAAFSVLIPYLGKFLKGASATDKATIPEGTEQIFVMSQNILDTKKEDLAWATYILLRNTNTIAVLISVQGALCARGYWNIPEEASRKNLLEWFERQIERIGLKNLKDTLYFPQNSDSVLWELLPKGTRSLLVQPVLQVPKPGANQMEGIEGFVLLASSMGYAYGDRDKAWIGALANKFGDLAKIREVSGNLDCIW
- the LOC109008611 gene encoding protein COFACTOR ASSEMBLY OF COMPLEX C SUBUNIT B CCB2, chloroplastic isoform X2, encoding MSNLLCSNPLIQFKMKIIPAQFPAKKSTMKPASISSRLQNSQTPSNQQLNLSVLRFTLGIPGLDESYLPRWIGYGFASLLILNHFVGSDSATTTPAQLRTEAIGLSLAAFSVLIPYLGKFLKGASATDKATIPEGTEQIFVMSQNILDTKKEDLAWATYILLRNTNTIAVLISVQGALCARGYWNIPEEASRKNLLEWFERQIERIGLKNLKDTLYFPQNSDSVLWELLPKGTRSLLVQPVLQVPKPGANQMEGIEGFVLLASSMGYAYGDRDKAWIGALANKFGGKSLSGQD
- the LOC109008611 gene encoding protein COFACTOR ASSEMBLY OF COMPLEX C SUBUNIT B CCB2, chloroplastic isoform X3, with the protein product MSNLLCSNPLIQFKMKIIPAQFPAKKSTMKPASISSRLQNSQTPSNQQLNLSVLRFTLGIPGLDESYLPRWIGYGFASLLILNHFVGSDSATTTPAQLRTEAIGLSLAAFSVLIPYLGKFLKGASATDKATIPEGTEQIFVMSQNILDTKKEDLAWATYILLRNTNTIAVLISVQGALCARGYWNIPEEASRKNLLEWFERQIERIGLKNLKDTLYFPQNSDSVLWELLPKGTRSLLVQPVLQVPKPGANQMEGIEGFVLLASSMGYAYGDRDKAWIGALANKFGG